A window from Myxococcus fulvus encodes these proteins:
- a CDS encoding ABC transporter ATP-binding protein, which yields MNGAVAQSPIVSITQVTKDYTLGKVVVPALRGVDLLVHPGEFISIAGPSGSGKTTLLNLIGCVDTATSGVVSVAGQDTKQLSERQLTHLRLHTIGFIFQSFNLVSVLSVFQNVEFPLLLQRKLDKNQRKERVMQLLEQVGLADHSKHRPNELSGGQRQRVAVARALVTRPQLVLADEPTANLDSVTGQHIIDLMKELNQKEGTTFIFSTHDAKVMNHANAVVRLADGKILDRLTPAEAKRAMAAGAEGH from the coding sequence ATGAATGGCGCTGTCGCGCAGTCTCCCATCGTCTCCATCACCCAGGTGACCAAGGACTACACCCTGGGCAAGGTGGTGGTCCCAGCGTTGAGGGGCGTGGACCTGCTGGTGCACCCCGGGGAGTTCATCTCCATCGCCGGCCCGTCCGGCAGCGGCAAGACGACGCTGCTCAACCTCATCGGCTGCGTGGACACCGCCACCTCGGGCGTGGTCAGCGTCGCGGGTCAGGACACCAAGCAGCTCAGCGAGCGTCAGCTCACGCACCTGCGACTGCACACCATCGGCTTCATCTTCCAGTCCTTCAACCTGGTGTCGGTGCTCAGCGTCTTCCAGAACGTGGAGTTCCCCCTGCTCCTGCAGCGCAAGCTGGACAAGAACCAGCGCAAGGAGCGGGTGATGCAGCTGCTGGAGCAGGTGGGCCTGGCCGACCACTCGAAGCACCGCCCCAACGAGCTGTCCGGCGGCCAGCGTCAGCGCGTGGCGGTGGCGCGCGCGCTCGTCACCCGGCCGCAGCTGGTGCTCGCCGACGAGCCCACGGCGAACCTGGACTCGGTGACGGGCCAGCACATCATCGACCTGATGAAGGAGCTCAACCAGAAGGAGGGCACCACCTTCATCTTCTCCACGCACGACGCCAAGGTGATGAACCACGCCAACGCGGTGGTGCGCCTGGCGGACGGGAAGATCCTCGACAGGCTCACCCCCGCCGAGGCGAAGCGGGCCATGGCCGCGGGCGCGGAGGGTCACTGA
- a CDS encoding GbsR/MarR family transcriptional regulator — protein MKELGVAEQRFIESMGLYFERQGGTRIGGRIHALLMLTDEPLSLQQLARVLKVSAASVSTNIRASMAIGLVEPVSVPGDRQHYYVVNGNGWESRLRTAEDSVKAFVRVCQEALSVPQLANKHHLREAADFCDFYLAEMAGIAERWRASRAARPTPRTSKASKGRTA, from the coding sequence ATGAAGGAGCTGGGCGTCGCGGAGCAGCGCTTCATCGAGTCGATGGGGCTGTACTTCGAGCGGCAGGGCGGCACGCGCATCGGCGGGCGCATCCACGCGCTGTTGATGCTGACGGACGAACCCTTGTCGCTGCAGCAGCTCGCGCGCGTGCTCAAGGTGAGCGCGGCCTCCGTGTCCACCAACATCCGTGCCAGCATGGCGATTGGACTGGTGGAGCCCGTCAGCGTGCCGGGAGACCGGCAGCACTACTACGTCGTCAATGGCAATGGCTGGGAGAGCCGGCTCCGCACCGCCGAGGACAGCGTCAAGGCGTTCGTCCGCGTGTGCCAGGAAGCCCTCTCCGTGCCGCAGCTCGCGAACAAGCACCACCTGCGCGAGGCGGCGGACTTCTGTGACTTCTACCTTGCCGAGATGGCCGGTATCGCCGAGCGGTGGCGAGCCTCGCGCGCCGCCCGCCCCACACCCCGCACTTCCAAGGCTTCGAAAGGACGCACCGCATGA
- a CDS encoding tetratricopeptide repeat protein has product MAESVSEISNSLVPLGRQQAMVLLEAGYLWLDMGQFDKAKEIFAGAAALMPKSEVPQLGLGAVEFAQGRHDKALQAYRSAQRLAPQASLPRAHVGEALLFLGKVPEALKELKAAIDLEPEGDGARLAQALLQAKDAGVLPPAKK; this is encoded by the coding sequence ATGGCGGAGAGCGTCTCGGAGATCTCGAACAGCCTGGTCCCCCTGGGGCGCCAGCAGGCCATGGTGTTGCTGGAGGCCGGCTACCTGTGGCTGGACATGGGACAGTTCGACAAGGCGAAGGAGATCTTCGCCGGGGCCGCGGCGCTGATGCCCAAGAGCGAGGTGCCGCAGCTGGGTCTGGGCGCCGTGGAGTTCGCGCAGGGCCGTCACGACAAGGCGCTCCAGGCCTACCGCTCCGCGCAGCGGCTGGCCCCGCAGGCGTCGCTGCCGCGCGCGCATGTGGGCGAGGCGCTCCTGTTCCTGGGCAAGGTGCCGGAGGCGCTCAAGGAGCTCAAGGCGGCCATCGACCTGGAGCCGGAAGGTGACGGGGCGCGTCTTGCGCAGGCGCTCCTCCAGGCGAAGGATGCGGGAGTCCTGCCTCCCGCGAAGAAGTAG
- a CDS encoding sigma-70 family RNA polymerase sigma factor, producing the protein MPLGDDRQAILTKYGPYVRSLAATVRKQFNAQLELDELVAYGQIGLLEAAERFDPKVGANFLTFAHYRIKGAIFDGLRKMGILRGSDARAAYVGERAAAYLGNLSDRESGSSNRGSSFDDDVSDISDAVQGLAMVFASSLEGADSAGYTDESLPVDIRLEQEQLKTRVRAAIEKLPEKERKLLQGYYFQGRTLEEAGAEIGQSKSWASRLHARAIDRLKELLNEEEELPPTSTDARRLSHGGSDGGHLRGTGGAAKAAGSGRSADDEAGRVEVRRSSR; encoded by the coding sequence TTGCCACTGGGCGACGACAGACAGGCCATCCTCACGAAGTACGGCCCCTACGTTCGGTCCCTCGCGGCGACCGTGCGCAAGCAGTTCAACGCCCAGCTGGAGCTGGACGAGCTGGTGGCGTACGGACAGATAGGCCTGCTGGAGGCCGCCGAGCGCTTCGACCCGAAGGTGGGCGCCAACTTCCTCACCTTCGCCCACTACCGCATCAAGGGCGCCATCTTCGATGGGCTCCGGAAGATGGGCATCCTGCGGGGCTCGGATGCCCGGGCGGCGTATGTCGGGGAGCGGGCGGCGGCGTATCTGGGGAATTTGTCGGACCGCGAGTCGGGCTCAAGCAACCGCGGCAGCTCATTCGACGATGATGTCAGTGACATCTCGGATGCTGTGCAGGGGCTGGCGATGGTGTTCGCCTCCAGCCTCGAGGGTGCGGACAGCGCGGGCTACACCGACGAGTCCCTGCCGGTGGACATCCGGCTGGAGCAGGAGCAGCTGAAGACGCGGGTGCGGGCGGCGATAGAGAAGCTCCCGGAGAAGGAGCGAAAGCTTCTTCAGGGGTACTACTTCCAGGGCAGGACGCTGGAAGAGGCGGGGGCGGAAATCGGGCAGTCGAAGAGTTGGGCGTCTCGGCTTCATGCGCGCGCCATCGACCGGCTCAAGGAACTCTTGAACGAGGAGGAGGAACTTCCTCCCACCTCGACGGATGCAAGGAGGCTGTCACATGGCGGGTCCGATGGCGGGCATCTCCGCGGCACAGGTGGCGCAGCAAAAGCTGCAGGATCAGGGCGCTCAGCAGACGACGAAGCAGGGCGCGTCGAAGTTCGACGGAGTTCTCGCTGA
- a CDS encoding ATP-dependent helicase HrpB: protein MNKAQATQKTDMVRQVETVNKTEKAGLNKVNANAAQPVSAKAAEPVAAKTETGKTAKATDMMEQVLGDLEKGQGNLEKIISQAASGKQFSNAELLSLQASMYQYTQQLDLTSKVVEKATTGLKDVVKTQV from the coding sequence GTGAACAAGGCCCAGGCGACGCAGAAGACGGACATGGTCCGGCAGGTGGAGACGGTCAACAAGACGGAGAAGGCGGGCCTGAACAAGGTCAACGCCAACGCCGCCCAGCCCGTGTCCGCGAAGGCGGCCGAGCCCGTCGCCGCGAAGACGGAGACCGGCAAGACGGCCAAGGCCACCGACATGATGGAGCAGGTGCTCGGTGACCTGGAGAAGGGCCAGGGCAACCTGGAGAAGATCATCTCCCAGGCCGCCAGCGGCAAGCAGTTCTCCAACGCGGAGCTGCTCTCCCTGCAGGCGTCCATGTATCAGTACACCCAGCAGCTGGACCTGACGAGCAAGGTGGTGGAGAAGGCGACCACCGGTCTCAAGGACGTCGTCAAGACGCAGGTCTGA
- a CDS encoding type III secretion protein: protein MIRRPQAFVAPLLALVLVTGCHIELQHDLSEADANEIYVLLSKNGINAKKEKEEGGNEVRFMITVPKTDAAEAAELLKLNSLPRPVEKGLSHFAKGSMVPTATEERAMLLKAMGGEVSNALNQIDGVLEARAIVSVPENNDLTQPENKPMPSASVFIKFRPGAEGKPPIDVSAVKSFVATAVPEMKPDAVTVLMTPALGPKAEKTDENRQQDVLGLRMTASSASQFKVMIAGAFALILGMMGVTAWSIMRGGGGNAPTARGPRPRVRPPEA from the coding sequence ATGATTCGCCGACCGCAAGCGTTTGTCGCCCCGCTCCTCGCCCTCGTGCTCGTGACGGGCTGTCACATCGAGCTCCAGCACGACCTGAGTGAGGCGGACGCCAACGAAATCTACGTCCTGCTCAGCAAGAACGGCATCAACGCGAAGAAGGAGAAGGAGGAGGGCGGCAACGAGGTCCGGTTCATGATCACCGTGCCCAAGACGGATGCCGCCGAGGCCGCGGAGCTGCTCAAGCTCAACTCGCTTCCGCGTCCGGTGGAGAAGGGCCTGTCCCACTTCGCCAAGGGAAGCATGGTGCCCACCGCCACGGAGGAGCGAGCCATGCTCCTCAAGGCGATGGGCGGCGAGGTCTCCAACGCGCTCAATCAGATCGACGGCGTGTTGGAAGCACGCGCCATCGTCAGCGTCCCGGAGAACAACGACCTGACGCAGCCGGAGAACAAGCCGATGCCGTCCGCGTCGGTGTTCATCAAGTTCCGGCCTGGCGCGGAGGGCAAGCCGCCCATCGACGTCAGCGCGGTGAAGTCGTTCGTCGCCACGGCGGTTCCGGAGATGAAGCCGGACGCGGTGACGGTGCTGATGACGCCCGCGCTGGGGCCCAAGGCGGAGAAGACCGACGAGAACCGGCAGCAGGACGTGCTGGGCCTGCGCATGACGGCCTCCAGCGCCAGCCAGTTCAAGGTGATGATCGCCGGCGCCTTCGCGCTCATCCTGGGGATGATGGGCGTCACGGCGTGGTCCATCATGCGCGGTGGTGGAGGCAATGCCCCCACGGCGCGTGGCCCCCGCCCCCGGGTCCGCCCGCCCGAGGCCTGA
- a CDS encoding FliH/SctL family protein: MAIGKVIKGDGTAEPSVVSERPVLRPPRAGVMNAEVFEARQGAQGILEEAQREKERILAEAQREREALLVKTREEGRQEGLAQATEIILRAKMQAGEILATYEQDVIALGLRVGEKIIGRSLEKDPDLMLELCASAIDNLRSARSMVLRVHPKTAAVLRAKKPVLMELIGRAVDLAIKEDPEVAPVGCIVQTEFGTVDAQLPTQLEMLQSVLLPDQNGPKEGPA, encoded by the coding sequence ATGGCGATCGGCAAGGTGATCAAGGGAGACGGGACGGCCGAGCCGTCCGTCGTGTCGGAGCGGCCGGTGTTGCGGCCTCCGCGCGCGGGGGTGATGAACGCCGAGGTCTTCGAGGCGCGCCAGGGCGCCCAGGGCATCCTCGAGGAGGCGCAGCGCGAGAAGGAGCGCATCCTCGCGGAGGCGCAGCGTGAGCGTGAGGCGCTCCTCGTGAAGACCCGCGAGGAGGGACGCCAGGAGGGACTCGCCCAGGCCACGGAGATCATCCTCCGGGCGAAGATGCAGGCGGGCGAGATCCTCGCCACCTACGAGCAGGACGTCATCGCCCTGGGGCTGCGCGTCGGGGAGAAGATCATCGGCCGGAGCCTGGAGAAGGACCCGGACCTGATGCTGGAGCTGTGCGCGTCGGCCATCGACAACCTGCGCAGCGCGCGCTCCATGGTGCTGCGGGTGCATCCCAAGACGGCGGCGGTGCTGCGCGCGAAGAAGCCGGTGTTGATGGAGCTCATCGGCCGCGCGGTGGACCTGGCCATCAAGGAGGACCCCGAGGTGGCCCCGGTGGGCTGCATCGTCCAGACGGAGTTCGGCACGGTGGACGCGCAGCTGCCCACGCAGCTGGAGATGCTCCAGAGCGTGCTCTTGCCCGACCAGAACGGCCCGAAGGAAGGCCCGGCGTAG
- the sctN gene encoding type III secretion system ATPase SctN, with the protein MAIDLSRYLDLIKDAQTVRVRGRVTELTGLIIKASVPNVRVGELVLIKSRARGAVKAEVVGFQGDEVMLMPLGELYGIGPDSEVVPTGRPLSIKCGEALLGRVLNGIGEPMDGSPLPEEGLIDWSVDRDCPDPFTRQRIERPLPLGVRCIDGLLTVGEGQRVGLFAGSGVGKSTLMGQIARNTQADLCVVALIGERGREVREFIEDAMGEEGMKRSVLVCATSDQPSLVRLRAAYVATAIAEYFRERGGNVLFMLDTVTRLARAQREIGLAVGEPPARQGYPPSVFSMLPRILERTGNSQKGKCTAIYTCLVAGGDMEEPIADEVRGILDGHFILNRALGERNQWPAMDVLASLSRVMSGIVSKEHKKAAGKLRETLATYEKQRDLILLGAYQYGTDPRTDYAIDKYDAIIDFLKQDTHSNSGFEETVEQLVALFEE; encoded by the coding sequence ATGGCCATCGACCTCTCGCGCTATCTCGACCTCATCAAGGACGCCCAGACGGTCCGCGTCCGCGGCCGCGTCACCGAGCTGACGGGCCTCATCATCAAGGCGAGCGTCCCCAACGTCCGCGTGGGCGAGCTGGTGCTCATCAAGAGCCGCGCCCGCGGCGCCGTGAAGGCCGAGGTCGTCGGCTTCCAGGGCGACGAGGTCATGCTCATGCCCCTGGGCGAGCTGTACGGCATCGGCCCGGACAGCGAGGTGGTCCCCACCGGCAGGCCCTTGAGCATCAAGTGCGGCGAGGCGCTCCTGGGCCGCGTGCTCAACGGCATCGGCGAGCCGATGGACGGCAGCCCCCTCCCAGAAGAGGGGCTCATCGACTGGTCCGTGGACCGCGACTGTCCGGACCCCTTCACCCGTCAGCGCATCGAGCGGCCGCTGCCCCTGGGCGTGCGCTGCATCGACGGACTGCTCACCGTGGGCGAGGGCCAGCGCGTGGGCCTCTTCGCAGGCTCCGGCGTCGGCAAGTCGACGCTGATGGGACAAATAGCGCGCAACACCCAGGCCGACCTGTGCGTCGTGGCGCTCATCGGCGAGCGTGGTCGCGAGGTGCGCGAGTTCATCGAGGACGCCATGGGCGAGGAGGGCATGAAGCGCTCCGTGCTCGTGTGCGCCACGTCCGACCAGCCCAGCCTGGTGCGTCTGCGCGCCGCCTACGTCGCCACCGCCATCGCCGAGTACTTCCGCGAGCGCGGCGGCAACGTGCTCTTCATGCTCGACACGGTGACGCGTCTGGCGCGTGCCCAGCGTGAGATTGGCCTCGCGGTGGGGGAGCCCCCGGCGCGTCAGGGCTATCCGCCGAGCGTGTTCTCCATGCTGCCGCGCATCCTGGAGCGCACGGGCAACTCGCAGAAGGGCAAGTGCACCGCCATCTACACGTGCCTGGTGGCCGGCGGTGACATGGAGGAGCCCATCGCGGACGAGGTCCGCGGTATTCTCGACGGCCACTTCATCCTCAACCGCGCCCTGGGTGAGCGAAACCAGTGGCCCGCCATGGACGTGCTCGCGAGCCTCAGCCGTGTGATGAGCGGCATCGTCTCCAAGGAGCACAAGAAGGCCGCCGGCAAGCTGCGCGAGACGCTGGCCACGTACGAGAAGCAGCGCGACCTCATCCTGCTGGGCGCCTACCAGTACGGGACGGACCCCCGCACGGACTACGCCATCGACAAGTACGACGCCATCATCGACTTCCTCAAGCAGGACACCCACTCCAACTCCGGCTTCGAGGAGACGGTGGAGCAGCTGGTGGCCTTGTTCGAGGAGTGA
- a CDS encoding flagellar assembly protein FliH, with translation MPPYRLQTLLDMRTRAKEEAEQAFSDAIKALEREKVELQRLMDELERRKRERKEKVAAYLKEIMAKGAGINGMNMMGRFEERLKDEEAQVALEVERQREAVKVAERLVEQRRREMAEAAKELKAIEKHKETWQKQVKHERQQREELSQEEIGNALFLARQRK, from the coding sequence ATGCCCCCGTACCGGTTGCAGACCCTGCTGGACATGCGGACCCGGGCCAAGGAGGAGGCCGAGCAGGCCTTCTCCGACGCCATCAAGGCCCTGGAGCGCGAGAAGGTGGAGCTCCAGCGCCTGATGGACGAGCTGGAGCGGCGCAAGCGCGAGCGCAAGGAGAAGGTCGCCGCCTACCTCAAGGAGATCATGGCCAAGGGTGCCGGCATCAACGGCATGAACATGATGGGCCGCTTCGAGGAGCGCCTGAAGGACGAGGAGGCGCAGGTGGCGCTGGAGGTCGAGCGTCAGCGTGAAGCGGTGAAGGTGGCCGAGCGCCTGGTCGAGCAGCGGCGCCGGGAGATGGCCGAGGCGGCCAAGGAGCTCAAGGCCATCGAGAAGCACAAGGAGACCTGGCAGAAGCAGGTGAAGCACGAGCGCCAGCAGCGCGAGGAGTTGAGCCAGGAGGAGATTGGCAACGCCTTGTTCCTGGCTCGGCAGCGCAAGTAA
- a CDS encoding flagellar hook-length control protein FliK, protein MSRVDDDREAARLAERIMQEKKLAEGQAKKRQEGTSAFQKLMQPQAQPQATAPTQTPQTPGGLARQVLAKATQQGKTFGEHLQQPPQMGGNPASTLAQAQRRGDTNTSEARSGSRASDAKETQRTSEGREKDLDKADSALGQVSSERGAAIRADADAGGKGSGGGGGKEDKKGGGGTEMGAGFRFNPALMAPVPVAKPKDTAGSERLRAMASEIAQKIVDRVRVGTNAAGLAEFQIDLRGDVLNGLSIKVSARNGKISATFSGTNRDVLKMLEEQSDGLRTALGGRGLKLETVRFEAKT, encoded by the coding sequence ATGAGCCGTGTCGACGACGACCGTGAAGCAGCGCGCCTGGCCGAGCGCATCATGCAGGAGAAGAAGCTCGCCGAGGGCCAGGCCAAGAAGCGCCAGGAGGGCACGTCCGCCTTCCAGAAGCTGATGCAGCCGCAGGCGCAGCCCCAGGCGACGGCGCCCACCCAGACGCCCCAGACCCCGGGCGGTCTGGCACGTCAGGTGCTGGCCAAGGCGACCCAGCAGGGGAAGACCTTCGGCGAGCACCTCCAGCAGCCGCCCCAGATGGGCGGCAACCCCGCCTCCACGCTGGCCCAGGCGCAGCGCCGCGGCGACACGAACACCTCGGAGGCTCGCTCCGGCTCGCGCGCCTCGGACGCCAAGGAGACCCAGCGCACCTCCGAGGGGCGTGAGAAGGACCTGGACAAGGCCGACTCGGCCCTGGGGCAGGTCAGCTCCGAGCGCGGCGCGGCCATCCGCGCGGACGCGGACGCGGGCGGCAAGGGCAGCGGCGGTGGCGGTGGCAAGGAGGACAAGAAGGGCGGCGGCGGCACGGAGATGGGGGCGGGCTTCCGCTTCAACCCCGCGCTGATGGCGCCGGTGCCAGTGGCCAAGCCCAAGGACACCGCGGGCTCCGAGCGGCTGCGCGCCATGGCGAGCGAGATCGCCCAGAAGATCGTCGACCGCGTGCGCGTGGGGACGAACGCCGCGGGCCTGGCCGAGTTCCAGATTGATTTGCGTGGGGATGTGCTCAACGGCCTGTCCATCAAGGTCAGCGCGCGCAACGGGAAGATCTCCGCCACCTTCAGCGGCACCAACCGTGACGTGCTGAAGATGCTCGAGGAGCAGAGCGACGGGCTGCGCACCGCGCTCGGGGGCCGTGGGCTGAAGCTCGAGACGGTCCGCTTCGAGGCGAAGACATGA